Proteins from one Cryptomeria japonica chromosome 4, Sugi_1.0, whole genome shotgun sequence genomic window:
- the LOC131079844 gene encoding putative disease resistance protein At5g47280 — protein sequence MEENDWYDMNFPETEALLLFFTSTEYFLPQFLKSMKKLEFLMIFNCGTNKKTVKGLDVLSSLTQLKSVRLERLILPFVEKQGIEALQNIENLSLSLCEGFENISAFTKLQDFNLDYINDLEELRLGICNMPSTLSCSITNCHQFQKLPYDFENMSNLRMLKLSALPRLEQLPVSIGKLVQLKYLVISLCEGLKELPKEIGQLKQLRELDMRECPSLTMVPSTVCELCSLKLVTCDERIGKQCLQAKNISIPDLTVEIVEARFSLDWLDD from the coding sequence ATGGAGGAAAATGACTGGTATGATATGAATTTCCCTGAAACAGAGGCTCTGTTATTATTCTTTACTTCGACAGAATACTTTCTTCCTCAATTTCTGAAATCCATGAAAAAGCTAGAGTTTCTGATGATATTCAATTGTGGTACAAACAAGAAAACAGTGAAAGGTCTAGATGTCTTGTCTTCACTCACTCAACTCAAGAGTGTCCGCTTGGAGAGGTTGATTTTACCCTTTGTTGAAAAACAAGGCATTGAAGCACTGCAAAACATAGAGAATCTATCTTTGAGCTTATGTGAAGGATTTGAAAATATATCCGCATTCACCAAGCTACAAGATTTTAATCTGGACTACATCAATGATTTGGAGGAGTTGCGTCTTGGTATCTGCAATATGCCATCCACTCTGTCATGCTCTATCACCAACTGCCATCAGTTTCAAAAGTTACCATATGATTTTGAAAATATGAGCAATCtaagaatgttaaagttatcagcATTACCACGCCTGGAACAGCTTCCTGTGTCGATTGGGAAACTTGTACAGTTGAAATATTTAGTTATTTCACTATGCGAGGGCTTGAAAGAACTTCCAAAGGAAATTGGACAACTCAAGCAATTGAGGGAGCTTGATATGAGAGAGTGTCCCAGTTTGACGATGGTACCTTCAACTGTTTGTGAACTATGCTCCCTGAAGCTTGTTACCTGTGATGAGAGGATTGGGAAGCAGTGTTTACAAGCCAAGAACATTTCTATTCCTGACCTTACAGTTGAAATTGTGGAAGCACGCTTTAGTTTAGATTGGCTTGATGATTGA
- the LOC131079822 gene encoding probable disease resistance protein At4g33300, protein MEENDWYNMNFPETEALLLFFTSTEYFLPQFLKSMKKLKFLMIFNCGTNKATLQGLHVLSSLTQLKSVRLERLILPLVEKQGIETLQNIEKLSLSLCQGFENISAFATLRDFNLDYINDLEELPIMPSTLSCSITNCHRLQKLPYDFGNMSNLRMLKLSALPRLEQLPVSIGKLVRLEYLDISLCEGLKELSKEIGQLKNLREFDMRECSSLTTLPSAVCELNSLKLVTCDETIGKQWLQAKNISIPELKVEIVETCFSLDWLDE, encoded by the coding sequence ATGGAGGAAAATGACTGGTATAATATGAATTTCCCCGAAACAGAGGCTCTGTTATTATTCTTTACTTCGACAGAATACTTTCTTCCCCAATTTCTGAAATCCATGAAAAAGCTAAAGTTTCTGATGATATTCAATTGTGGTACAAACAAGGCAACACTGCAAGGTCTACATGTCTTATCTTCACTCACTCAACTCAAGAGTGTCCGCCTGGAGAGGTTGATTTTACCCTTGGTTGAAAAACAGGGGATTGAAACACTGCAGAACATAGAGAAGCTATCTTTGAGCTTATGTCAAGGATTTGAAAATATATCCGCATTCGCCACGCTACGAGATTTTAACCTGGACTACATCAATGATTTGGAGGAGTTGCCTATTATGCCATCCACTCTGTCGTGCTCTATTACCAACTGCCATCGTCTTCAAAAGTTACCATATGATTTTGGAAATATGAGCAATCTAAGAATGTTAAAGTTATCGGCATTACCACGCCTAGAACAGCTTCCTGTGTCAATTGGGAAACTTGTACGATTGGAATATTTAGACATTTCACTATGCGAGGGGTTGAAAGAACTTTCAAAGGAAATCGGACAACTTAAGAATTTGAGGGAGTTTGATATGAGAGAGTGTTCCAGTCTGACAACGTTACCTTCAGCTGTTTGTGAACTCAATTCCCTGAAGCTTGTTACCTGTGATGAGACAATTGGGAAGCAGTGGTTGCAGGCGAAGAACATTTCTATTCCTGAGCTTAAAGTTGAAATTGTGGAAACATGCTTTAGTTTGGATTGGCTTGATGAATGA
- the LOC131079821 gene encoding disease resistance protein ADR1-like has protein sequence MSNLSMLRLSALPCLEQLPASIGKVEQLEYLDISLCEILTELPKEIGELERLKELDMRECSSLTRLPSTVCELHSLKLDTCDETIGKQWLRAKNTSIPELSVQIVEAHFSLDWLDIYFFSYLSS, from the coding sequence ATGAGCAATCTAAGTATGTTAAGATTATCGGCATTACCATGCTTGGAACAGCTTCCTGCTTCAATTGGAAAGGTTGAACAGTTGGAGTATCTAGACATTTCACTGTGTGAGATCTTGACAGAGCTTCCAAAGGAGATAGGAGAACTCGAGAGACTGAAGGAGCTTGATATGAGAGAGTGTTCCAGTTTGACGAGGCTACCTTCAACTGTTTGTGAGCTGCATTCCCTGAAGCTTGATACCTGTGATGAGACGATTGGAAAGCAGTGGTTGCGGGCTAAGAACACTTCAATTCCTGAGCTTAGTGTTCAAATTGTGGAGGCACACTTTAGTTTGGATTGGCTTGATATCTACTTCTTTTCTTATCTCTCATCTTGA